The DNA segment GCGTGCTGCCGGTGTACTCGGTGCGGAACAGCCCCCGCTCCTGGAGGATCGGCACCACCCGGTCCACGAACCGCTCCAGGCCGGACGGCAGCACGGCCGGCATGATGTTGAAGCCGTCCGCGGCCCCGCTGCCGTACCAGTGCTCGATGGTGTCGGCGACCTGCTCGGCCGTCCCGGCGAAGGTCCGGTGGCCGCGGCCGCCGCCCAGCCGGCCGATCAGCTGCCGCACGGTGAGCCGCTCGCGGCGGGCCAGCTCCACGATCAGCGTGTAGCGGCTCTTCGCGCCCTCGATCTCGTCCTCGGCGGGCAGGCCCTCGGGCAGCTCCTCGTCGAGCGCGAGGGCCTCCGGGGCCAGCCTGAGCGTCGCGGCGAGCTGCCGCTTGGCGTACTCCGGCACGATCAGCCGGTCCAACTCGGCGTCCAGCTCCAGCGCCTCGGCCTCGGTGTCCCCGAGCACCGGCACGACACCGGGCAGGATCCTGAGGCCGTCCGGACTGCGCCCGATCAGCTCGGCGCGCCGCTTCACGTCCTTGTAGAACGCGATGCCCTCCTCCAGCGTCTGCTGCGCCGTGAACACCGCCTCCGCGTAGCGCGCCGCGAAGTCCTTGCCGTCCTCGCTCGACCCGGCCTGCACGAGCAGCGGGTAGCCCTGCGGGGCGCGCCGCACGTTCAGCGGTCCGTCCACCCGGAAGAACTCGCCCCGGTGGCCGATCCGGCGCACCCGGTCCCTCCTGGCGTGCACCCCCGCCTCCTTGTCGGCGACCACGGCGTCGTCCGCCCAGCTGTCCCAGAGCTTGGTGGAGACCTCGACGAACTCGGCGGCGCGCCGGTAGCGGTCGTGGTGAAGCGGGGTGTCGTCCAGGCCGAAGTTGCGGGCCGCGTCGGCGCCCGCGGTGGTGACGATGTTCCAGCCCGCCCGGCCGCCGGAGACATGGTCGAGCGAGGCGAACCTGCGCGCGAGGTTGTACGGATCGTTGTAGCTGGTGGAGGCGGTGGCGATCAGGCCGATCCGGCTGGTGGCGCCGGCCAGCGCGGTGAGCAGCAGGGTGGGTTCGAGACGGCTGGAGGGACGGCGCCCCGGGTCGCCGTGCAGGACCGGGCTGTCCGCGAGGAACACCGAGTCCAGCTTGCCGCGCTCGGCGGTGCGCGCCAGGTGTCTGTAGTGCTCTACGTCCTCCCCGGGGCGCGCGTCGCTCTCCGGCAGCCGCCAGGCCGCCTCGTGATGGCCCAGGGACATCAGGAACGCGTTGAGGTGCATCGGCGGGCGGTCAGTCCTGCGGGCCATGCGGGGTCCTCTCCTTGCGAAGCGGGGGAACGGGGCGGTCGGTGGACGCACTGGCCGAAGTGGGGACGCCTGCCGGTGCGGGCGCTCCCGGCACCGGGCCCGCCTCGGGGCGAGCCGTGGCCGGCGGCGGGTCGGCGGCCACCCCGAGGGCCGTGAGCAGCACCTCGCGGTACTCCAGGAACCGGGGATCGCGGCGGGTCCGCGGCGCGGGCAGGTCGACGGTGAGGTCCACCGAGATCCGGCCGTCCTCCAGGACCAGCACCCGGTCGGCGAGCTCCACCGCCTCGTCGACGTCATGGGTGACCAGCAGCACGGCGGGGCGGTGCCGCTCGTACAGCTCGCGCAGCAGGCCGTGCATCCTGATCCGGGTCAGCGCGTCCAGCGCGCCGAACGGCTCGTCGGCGAGCAGGAGTTCCGGGTCGCGGACCAGGGCCCGGGCGAGCGCGGCGCGCTGCTGCTCGCCGCCGGACAGCTCATGCGGCCAGGCCTCCTCGCGGCCGCCCAGGCCCACCTCGGCCAGCGCCTCGCTGCCCCGGGCCCGGGCGCCCCGCCCCGGCACGCCGAGGATGACGTTGTCCAGCACCCGCAGCCACGGCAGCAGCCGGGAGTCCTGGAACGAGAGCGAGATCCGCTCGGGTACCAGCAGCTCGCCGGAGCCCGCCACCCGGTGGTCCAGGCCCGCGACGGCCCGCAGCAGCGTGGACTTCCCGGAGCCGCTGCGGCCCAGCAGGGCGATGAACTCGCCGGGCGCCAGGCTGAGGTCGAGCTCCTTGAGCACCGTCCGGTCGCCGAACCGCCGCACCAGCCGCGTGGCGCGGACCGCCGGCGCCCGCTCCGGGGCGCGGGGGCCGTCGAGGGCCCCGTTCAGCCGTCCCGGCACCCCGGCGGGGGCCGCGGTCCCGGTCAGCTCGCCAGCGTGCGCCGCCATGCCAGCACCTTCCCCTCGATCGCGCGTACCAGGGCGTCCGAGAGGAACCCGAAGACGCCGTAGACCACGAGACCGACGATGATCACATCTGTCTGGGCGTACTGCTGGGCCTGGAACATCATGTAGCCGATGCCGCTGGTCGCGTTGATCTGCTCGACCACGATCAGGCCCAGCCAGGACGAGGTCACCGCGAGCCGCAGCCCCACGAAGAACCCGGGCAGGGATCCCGGCACGACGACCTTGCGCAGGAACTGCCACCTGCTCAGCTCCAGCGACTCCGCCAGCTCCACATGGCGGCTGTCGATGCCCGTCAGCGAGGCGTACGTGTTGATGTACATGTTGACCGCCACACCGAGGGCGATGACGGTGATCTTCATCTGCTCGCCGATGCCGAGCCAGAGGATGAGCAGCGGCAGCATCGCCAGGGCCGGGATGGCCCGCTTGATCTGGAGGGGCCCGTCGACGAGGTACTCGCCGAGCCGGCTGAGCCCGGCCACCACGGCCAGCACCACCCCGGCACCCACGCCGAACAGCAGCCCGAGCCCGGCGCGTTGCAGCGAGATCAGGGCGCTGTCCTGGAGGCGGCCGTCCGCGACGAGGTCCCGGGCGGTGCCCAGCACCGCACCCGGCCCCGACAGGATCCGCGGGTCGAGCACGCCGAGGGCCGACGCTCCCCACCAGGCGGCGACCAGCAGCACGGGCCCGAGCAGCCGGCCGAACGGTATCCGCCGGCCCGGCCCGAGCCGGCGGCGTACCCGGCGGGCCACGGGGCGGTCCGCCGGTGCGGGGCCCGTGTCGGGCGCGGTGGTGGCGGCCTTCGGGACGCGGACGTCCGACAGCGTGCCGCTCATCGTGCCTCCCGGTACGCGGCCGGAACGGCACGGGCCGCGAGGCCCTCGAAACGGCGGTCGAAGAGCGGCGTGACGTCCAGCTTCCGGACGAACCCGCCCGCGGCCATCAGGTCCGCCGTCTGCTGCTCCCAGGCCAGGGCCCTGTCCCAGCTCTGAGGGAACGAGGGCCGCGCGAGGGAGTCCACGATGCGTGCGCCGTCCGCCCTGGTGACGCCCTGGTCCCTGACGTAGTACCGGTCGATCCAGGTGCCGGCGTGCTGCCACGCCCACACCTGTCCCTGCGCCCACAGCGGCACGAACTGCCGTATCGCCGCGAGCCTGGCGGGGTCGTCCAGCACCTCCTCGGGCGCCCAGAGCACCGTGAGCAGGTCCACCACGTCCGTCTTCACCGCCCGGGCGCCGTCCTTGGAGTACTGGTCGAGGTATTTGGTCAGGGTGGGCTCGCTGAGCGGTGCGACGTCGACCTGGCCGGACTGCAACGCCGTCAGGAACTGCGTGCTGGGCAGCGGCACCAGTTCCGCGTCGTCGTACGACAGGCCCGCCTCCTTGAGCGCGCGCAGGACGACCACGCCCTGTGCCTGTCCCTGCGAGAACGCGATCTTCCTGCCGCGGAAGTCCTCGGCGCTCCTGATGGCCGAGCCGGCCGCCGTGGCGAACACGTAGACGGGGATGTTGCGGACCTGGACGGCGACGATCCTGGCCCGCACCCCGATGGCGGCCGCCTGGATCGGCGGGATGCCGGCGTTGGAGGCCAGGTCGATGGAGCGGGCGCGGAACCCTTGGATGATGTCCGGGCCGGCGTTGAGGTTGGGCCACTGGGAGACGGTGAATCCGAGCTTCCGGTCGAGTCCGGACGCCGCGAGCTGGAGCTGGGTGGGGTGGATGGCGATGGAGAGCCTGGTACCGCGGGCCGGGGCGGCGGTCGGCAGGGCGCCGGTGGGTGCGGGCCGGGCAGCGGCACTGGAGGGGGCGACGCAACCGGTGGTGCCGAGGCCGAGGACGGCGCCGCCGGCCAGTGCGAGGAAGCCCCTGCGGCCGGTCGTGTCAGGCGTGGTGGGGAAGGGCATGGCCGAGGTCCGTTCGGGTTCGGAGCGGGTGGTAGGCGCCGTCGTGGAAGAGGAGGGGGTCCCGGCCGGTGTCGACCCAGGCGTCCACGACACGGGCGACGACGAGGTGGTGGTCGCCGGCCGGCACGAGTTGCTCGATGCCGAGCCGCAGCCACCCCGCGACCCCGTCGAGCAGGGGCTCGCCGGTGGCGAGGGGCCGCCACTTGGTCGGGGCGGCGAACCGGTCGGCGCCGTGGGTGGCGAACCGGCGGGCCAGCGCCTCCTGTCCGGCGTCCAGGAAGTGCACGACGGCCGTCCGCGCGGCCTCGACGTGCGGCCAGGAGGACGAGGTGCCCGCGATCGCGAAGGACACCAGCGGCGGGTTGAGCGAGACCGAGGTGAGCGAGGTGGCGGTGAACCCCGCGGGCCCCCGGCCGGCATCCACCGTGACCACCACGACACCCCCGGGGTGGCGGCGGAACACCTGCTTGAAACGGTCCTGGGCGATGCCGGGCGGGGGCCCCGGCGAGACGGCGGAAACGGTCAAGGAACTCTCCTGGTCGGCGAACTCTCCCGGTCGGCGGGGGAAGGCGGGCATGGGGAAGTGGGCGGCGGGACTCCGGCCGGGTGGCGCACGGGTCTCCGCCGCCGTGAGACGGCTCGGGTGTCGTCGGAAAAGGGCACCGGTCATCTAGGAATGACCGCGCGACGGCGCGGAGAAGCGCCTTCGCGGGGCTGCTGACACATGCCGGAAAAGCCGCCGTCACATATGCGGGAAACGGTCGGCGAGAGAATCCGGGATAGGGGCGCGCGGTAGGGGTGCGGCACGCGGTCGCGAGAGAGTTCCCCGGCATTCCGGCGGCACGGTGGAAAGCCGGGAACCGCGGCGGGAAGCCTGAACGAGCTGCCAGATCACCTGGACAGACGGGGTGAGCCCCGTTCCGGGCAGGAAGCGCCCCGGTGCAGGCAGGAGGTCAGATCCCCTGCGCGCGACAACAACAGGAACAGCGGAAGGAAATCCGCGCGTGCGCAGCCAGGGGGCCGTGCGGCGCCTCGGAGGGCGCGTACGGGAGAATCCGCTGCGAAGTCGTCATGTACCCATCGTCGGGTTCACGGCGCGCGCCGTCAACATAATGCATCTCTGAATTAAGAGATGGTGCTTCGATGGTCCTTCACCGCCCCGGCGGGAGCCGTACCGGGACGTGGGGCGCGGGCCCCCGGCCGTCTCCGATGTCCCGGTGACGGCCGGTCAGGGAGCAGGAACCCTGGGGCCCTGCGTGCTAGTCGACGGGCGGCGGCGCGCTCTCCGCGGCGGCCAGGGGCAGGGCCGGACCGGTCACCGGTGCCGTGCGGTGCGCACGGTGCATCAGCAGGAACAGCAGCAGCGCGCCCAGTTCCAGGGCCCCGGCGAGGAACGGCAGCGCGGCACCCGCCTGGTACAGCGCCGTCGCCGCGAGCGGGCCGAGGACGGTGGTGACGGCGTTCGCGGAGGCCGCGAGGCCCGCCACGCCGCCCTGCTCGGACGGGCCCACGCTCAGGCTGAGGGCGGAGTTGTACCCCGGGATGGCCAGGCTGTGCCCGGTGCCCGAGAGCACCACCGCGGCCAGGAACACCGGCAGCGAGTCGGCCACGCAGATCACCGCGAAGGCCACTGCGGTCAGCGGGACGCCCACCCGCATCAGCCGCAGGGGCTGCCAGCGCAACCGCGGGATGAGCAGGCCCTGGACGAGGAGCATCGGCAGGCCGCCCGCGAGCAGCGTCATGCCGGCCAGCTCGACGGTCCGCTGCGAGGTCAGCTCCAGCCGGTCCTGGAGCAGGAAGCCGATGCTGGTCTGGAGCACGCTCGTGGAGAGGTAGATGCCGACGCCGGCCACCAGGTGCGGCCAGATCCGCGCGTCCAGCGGGCTCAGCCGCGCGGCCGTGCGCCGTGCGGTGCCGCGGCTCTGCTCCGCGGGCAGCCAGATCCACACCGCCACGGCCACCAGCGCGATCAGCACCGGCGCGCTGAGCAGGGCCGGCATCGCCCCGAGGTCGCCCAGGAGGCCGCCGAGACCCGGTCCGAGGACCAGGGCCAGACCGAGGGCCGCGCCGACCCGGGCGATGCCCTTGACCCGTTCGCCGCCCTCGGCGGTCACGTCCGCGACGTACGCCTGGGCGGCGACGGGCACCGCCGCCAGCGAACCGCCGAAGAGCAGCCCGCGGGTGACCATGAGCAGCGTGAACACCACCAGGGCCGAGACCGCGCCGGTCAGGCCCAGGCGCACGCACAGCGCGAAGGCGGCCAGGCCCGCCGCGGCCCCGAACAGGCCGCCCAGCAGCAGCCGTTTGCGGCCCCACACGTCCGCCCGGCGCCCCCACAGGGGGCTGACCAGTGCCACGACGGCCGCCGACACGCTCATCACCATGCCGTACTGGAACTCGCTCAGCGACAGCTCACGCGCCAGGGGCGGCAGGATGGGCGTGAGGATCTGCTGTCCGGTGTAGGCGCCGAACACGGCCAGGTAGATCAGCAGGGTGCCGCGTCCGGCCCCGGGCGTGCTCACCATCGTCGTCTCCCTCGTCGAGGCGGGGGCCGAGAACTTCATACCGCACGCCTCACAGTCCGCGCGGCCGACGGCGGATTTCGCCCACCGCGCTCGCGAAGTCCTGGGCGACCCTGATCAGTTCCGGCTCCGCGCCCGGGGTGCCGAGCCGCTGCACCGCGACCGGCGCCGCGGCCTTCGCGGACAGCGCGGCGGGGAAGGTGATCGCGGGCAGGCCGGCGAAGCTGGCCACTGGTGTGAAGCCGATCTCGCGTTCGTAGGCGGGGTCGTCGGCGTCGGGGATGGTGGAGGCGGCGGCCGGTGCCGTGCTCCGTACGCGCGGCACCGCCGGGTCCAGCGGCAGCAGCCAGACGTCGACCTCCCGCTGCGCGAAGAGGCCGGCGGCGCCCGACCTGATCCGCGCCATGCGGTCGCGGACGCGCCGGTAGGTCTCGTCGTCGACCTTCGCGCCGGTGTCCAGCGCGGCCCGGGTGGACTCCATCAGGTCGTCGGCGAGGTGGGAGCGCCACCGCAGGTAGCCGTCGTAGGCGTCCCGCGCGCACAGCGTCCATCCGTCGCCGCGGCAGTCCCAGAGCTCGCCCAGGTCGCTGTGGACGGTGTGGTGGCCGATGCCCCGCAGCGCCTCGGCGGTGGACTCCAGCACCCCCGCGACCTCGTCGTCGAGCACGCCGGGACGGGCCAGCTCACGCGGGATGCCGACGCGCAACGGCCGGCTGGGCACGGTGTCCCCGAGGCCCATCCGCCGCCAGGCGAAGGACAGGTCGTCGGCGGTGCGCCCGACCCAGCCCGCAGCGTCCATCGGCGGCGACAGCGGGAAGATGCCCGGCAGGTGCGCGGGGTCGTGGGTGGTGCGCAGGCCGACGACACCGCACCGGCCCGCGGGCCAGCGCACCGAGCCCAGCACGTCGGTGCCCAGCGAGACGTCGCAGATGTGGGCCGCCACGGCCACCGCGGAGCCGGTGCTGGATCCTGCCGGGTCGATGTCCGGGAAGAACGGGTTGACGCAGCCGGAGCCCACGCCGATGTTCAGCTCCGTGGTGGCCACTTTGGCGTTCACCCGCGCGCCCGTCAGGCGGGCGAGGACGGCCGCCGACTCGCGGGGAAGGTGCCGGTGGTGGCGCAGTCCCAGGCGGGTCGCGAACCCGGTGACGTCGATGGTGTCCTTCACCCCCAGCCTCAGCAGGTCGCCGGGGCCCGGCTCGTGCAGTTCCGCACAGGCCCGGTAGAGGGCGTCGGCGCGGGGCTGCCACGCGGCGGCGGCCGTGCGCACCTCGTCCGGGGAGAGGTCGCCGGCCTCGAACAGCCGGTGCCGCTCGGCCAGCGGCAGCGCGAGCACCTCCGGGGGCTCCGGCAGGCCGGCGTCGGAGGCGGCGTCGGGACCGTGGCCGGTGGCCGCGTCGCCGTGGGGCACGGCGCCGTCGAGCCGCCGGACGAACTCCTCCACGGCCTGGTCGGTCCCCGGCAGGGGCGTGTGCTGCATGGGTGGCATCCCGTTCCTCGTCATGCGGGTGTGCGGTGGGCGGGTGGACGGATGGGGGCCGGGCGGCCGGAGCGGGCTCATGCCAGGTCGTAGAAGCCCTCACCGTCGAGGAACCGCAGGGTGGTGTAGTCCCGCAGGACGGTCTCCTCGATCTCGTGGCAGAGGTTGACGATCATCGGGTAGGTGAAGTCGTCGACGGTGGGCAGCACCTGCCCGCCGGGCTCGACGAGCGTCCGCACGTCCAGCACGCTCTCCAGCCCGCGCACCGCGTCCAGATGGGGGTAGGACCTGAGGGTGCCCTTCAGCGGCGAGATCATCGCCACGGAGACGAAGTGCTTCTGGATCCGGTAGTCGGTCTCGCAGCGCTCGTGGAAGCGCTGGGGCGCCACGTAGGCGTCCACCACCCAGTCGATCTGCGACTCCCCGAGGCCGAGCCGGGCGTAGTACGGGATGTCCCCGCCGGGGATGCGGGCTCCCATCTCCACGAGGCAGGGCCCCTCCGGGGTCAGCTTCACCTCCAGGTGCCCGAGGCCGTGCCGGATCCCGAGGGCGCCCAGGACCTCCTCCGCGTAGTCGCCCAGCGGCCCGCCCTCCGGGGAGCGGCGGGGCAGCAGCCGGATGGAGTCGCACAGGTCGAGCACGCCGTTGGCGGTCAGACGGGTGGTCTTCCAGATGTCGGTGAGGTGGTGGCGGCCGTCACGGCTCACCGTGTTGACCACGTACTCCCCGCCGTACAGGTACTCCTGGGCCACCACGCCCTCGTTGCGGAACTCGAAGAAGCTGTCGGCGGCGCTCAGGGAGCGGTAGGCGGCGACCGACTGGTGGGGGGTGCCGCAGAAGCGGATGCCGTCGCCGCCGGCCGAGCGGATCGGCTTGGCCACCACGCGGCGGCCGAGGCGCTCGTGCCAGGCGCGCAGCTCGTCCTCGTCGGTGACGAGGATCTGCCGCGCCCCCCGCACTCCGGCCTCCTTGAGGGTCTCCACCATGGTGAACTTGTCGCGGCGGGCGGCGCTGAGATCCGTGCCGTTGTTGGGCAGGCCCAGGGCTTCGGCGAGCCGGTCGGCGAACTCCACGCCCCGCTCGCCGCCGGGCAGCACCGCCGCGGGCCGGTAGCCGGCCACCGCCTCCAGGGTCCCGGCGAAGTCCCCGGTGTGGGTGATGTTGTCGACGTAGTCGTCCAGGCTGAACGACGCCCGGTACGCCTCGGGGATTCCGGCGATGGTCTCCACCCGGACGCAGTCGTAGCCGGCCTTCCTGAACTGCTGGGCTACGCGGTTGAACGGGGAGAAGGGGTCGACGATGACGACGTGGCCTTTGCGTGACATGACGGTTGTCTCCTGGGCGGTGAGGGTGGCTCGGCGGTCGGCGGGTCGGGCGGTGCCGGGTGATCAGGTCGTGGCGGCGAGTTCCGGCGCGCTGGCGGCCAGCGACCGGGCGCCCACCCGGAAGGCGGCCGCGGTGGCCGCCAGCGCCTGCTCGACGGCGTCGGAGTTCGGACCGCGGAAGCGGAACCTGCCGCCCACGTGCTCGTAGTACGCGTCGGCGGCGGGCAGCACCTCGCCGGGTTCGAGCAGCACCTCCGCGTACGGGCCGGGGTCGCGGCCGGTCATCGGGGTGATGCTGGTGATCCGGCACGGCCGGCTGTCCGGGGCCGGCACCAGCAGCCAGCCGCCCCGCTCGGAGCCCGGGGACCCCGGCACGAGCGGGCCCGCGCCGCCCCGGTCGGTGACGCCGGCGACGGGCAGGCCCGCCTGGAGGTTGAACGCGGCGTGCATGAGGTCGTAGCCGTGCAGCTCGCGCCAGATGAAGGGGATCTCGGCGCCGCCGACCCGGGCGCCGACCTCCAGGAACCAGCACGTGCCGGCGGCGGCGCCGACGAAGACTTCCAGATGGAAGGGGACGGGCCGGTCCGTGAGCGCGGCGAGGAACCGCCGGGCATGGCTGCCGATGGCGTCCAGCAGCGCGGGGTCGTCCTCCTCGACGGAGCCGAGGAACGTGCCGGACCGGAACCCGAGGCAGGTGTTCACGTAGCGCGAGGCCCGCCAGCAGGTCAGGGCGCCACCGTCGAAGATCCCGTCCACATGGTAGATCGGCGCGTGGTTGCACTCCTGGACGAGCATCGGCCCCGTGAAGTCGACTCCGTGCAGGTCCTCGGGTCCGTGCAGCATGTGCACGCCGGCGCTGGAGCTGCCGATGCGGGGCTTGACGACGACGGGCCAGCCCACCCGTGCCGCGAAGGCCGTGACGGCGGCGGCGTCGGGCGCGGCCGCCGCGGGTGGCACCGGCAGGTCGGCCGCGGCGATCAGGGACGTCATCACCAGCTTGTCGCGGAACCTGATCAGGTCCTCGGGACGGTCTCCCGGGCAGTCGAACAGCGCGCGCAGTTCGGCGGCGACCAGCAGGTCGTCCTCCTTGAGGGCGACGATGCGCTGCGGCGCGCCGTGCCGGGCGGCGAGCAGCCGCACGGCGGCCGTCACCTCGTCCAGGTCGTCGGTGCGCGAGACGGTCACCGGGTCCGTCGCCCCCGGCGGTATCGCCGCGTGCGCGATGCCGGTGGCCACGTAGGTGACCCGGTGCGCGGTGTGGTCCGGGTAGCGCCCGTACTCGGCGTAGCGCTCCTGCCAGCGGGTGATCACCACGATGTGCGGTCGGCTTGAGGCGGTCACGATGCGGTGTCCTTTCCCGGCAGGGCGGCCGGTCGGGCCGTCCGGGATGCCGCCGGTACGTCCGGTACGGCCTCCGAGGTGGTTCGCGGCAGGCAGGCGAGGGCGGCCTCGAGGAGGCTCTCGGCCTGTGCCGTGGTCAGGCGGGGATCGCAGGTGCTGGCGTAGCGCGGCAGCGCCAGCGGGTCCCGCAGCGCCCGGTGGTCGTCGACGCATTCGGTGACGTCGTCGGGGGTCATCTCCAGGTGCAGGCCGCCGGGTACGGCGCCGCCGGCGCGCAGCACGGCGAAGAACCGCTCCACCTCGGCACGCATGTCGGCCATCACCCGGGTCTTGAGGCCGCTCGCGTGGCGCACCGTGTTGCCGTGCATCGGGTCGCACGGCCACACCAGGCGCCCCGCGTAGGGGGCTGCCGCGGCCACGAGCGCGGGCAGGTGCCGCAGTCCGGTCCGCGCCCATCCGGCTGATCAGGACCAGCCGGCCGGCCGGGGCGTTCGCGGCCAGCCGCTCGCACAGCTCGCCCACGTCGTCGGGCTCGGTGGTGGGCCCGAGTTTCACCCCGACCGGGTTGGTCACCGACTCGGCGAACCGCAGGTGGGCGCCCTCGCGTTGCCGGGTGCGCTCACCGATCCACAGCAGGTGGGCGGAGGAGCCGTACCAGTCCTGGCCCTCACGGCGCCGCAGGGGCTGCTCGAAGTCGAGCAGCAGGGCCTCGTGACTGGTGTACAGGCACGTGCCGGGTTCCGAGTTCGCGCCGGGGGCGGTGGAGGGCAGGCGGCCGTCGAGGAGGAGCGCGTCGAGGCACCGGGCGGCGTGGTCGTAGGCGGAGCGCAGCCGCCGCGGGTCGGGGCGGCGGGCGGCAGGGTCGGGCTCGGGGGCGTTGACGGCGTCGCCGCGGTACACCGGCAGCTCGGTGCCGTCGGACAGCTTCTCGGTGGGCCCCGAGCGGGGTTTGGCGTACTGCCCCGCGAACCGGCCCATGCGGACGACGGGCCGCCCGGTGCGGCCGGCCACGAGGTCGGCGAGCCGCGCGAGGTGGGCCGCCTTGGCGGTGATGCGCGCCGGGTCCGAGTCGGCGAACGGCTCGGCGCAGTCGCCGCCTTGCAGCACGAAGGCCTCGCCGCGGGCGGCAAGGGCCAGTTCGTCCCGCAGGCGCCGGCAGGACGCCGCGCTCACCAGCGAGGGAAGGGTGGCCAGTTCCTGACGCACCCGGGCCAGCTCGTCGGGGTCGGGCCAGGGCGGCTGCTGGGCCGCGACGGGACTCAGGCCGGGGACCGTGGGGGTCATCCGTGCTCCTCCTGCACGCTGGTGAAGTGCCTTTCGATCAGCCGGGCCGTGGCGTCGACCTCGTCTGCCAGCGGACGGTCGCTCCCCAGAGGGGTCCAGCCGTCCGCGAGCCGCTGCCAGAGCCCTTCGCCGGCGGCGCTGCCGGTGAGGTGGGTGAGTTGCGTGACGGCCAGGAACAGCGAGGCCGTGATCCACCACGCCCGTCGCAGGGCGCCCGCGACCGCGTTGGCGCTGTTGAGGGCCATCGGAACGTGGTCCTGGTTGCCCAGGTTGGTCGGTACTGGGGTCAGCGAGGCGGGGTAGCCGTGCTGGCGGATCGCGCCCAGGTGGGAGGTGGCCGCCAGTTGCACCCCCGCGAACCCGCTGGCCGGGCCCGGGGTGGGCGTCAGCATCGGCGGCTGCCCTCCGTTGTGCGCGGGATCCAGCACCAGGGCGAGTTGCCGTTCCGCCAGGAAGGCGAGCTGGTGCAGACAGAGCAGGTGCTGCTCGGAGGCGAGCGCGACCGGCGCGGCGTGGAAGTTGCCGCCGTGCAGGACCTCGCCGTCCACGAAGACCGGGTTGTCGGTGCAGCCCTCGGCCTCCGCGCCCAGCACACCCCCTGGAACGAGAGCTGGTCCAGTACGGCCCCGACGACCTGGGGCGCGCACCGCAGCGAGTACGGCTCCTGGAGCCGTCGCGCGCCCTGCCCGGCACCGCCCGCGTCAGGGGCCGCACGGATGAGGGCCGCCGCCCGGCGCTGGCCGGCCTGGCGGCGCACGGCCGACAGCCGGTCGTCGTAGGGTTCGGGGGAGGCGCCCAGCAGTGCGGTCAGCCGCCCCGTGCCCTCCGCGACGGCGCTGGCGAGTGCCGCGAGACCGGCGTGGTTGTGCAGGGCGCGCGCCAGGCAGGCGCTGGTGCCGTTGACGAAGGCCAGGGCCGAGCGGGCGTCCCACTCCACGGGTGCGGTGCCATGGCGCCGCAGCCAGTCGGCGGACGGCTCCTGGTGCCACGTGCCGTCGGTGTCCCGCCGCCAGGCCTGTCCGCGGCCGGCGGCCGCCTGGGCAGCGTGGGCGAGCGGCACCAGGTCACCGCTGGCGCTGAGGCTCCCGTCCTGCGGCACGACCGGTGTGAAGCCGGCGTTCCACTGCTCTGCCAGCGCCTGCCACACCTCCGGCGCCGCCGCGGAGTGCCCGAGGGCCATGCCGTGCAGCCGCAGCCAGACCATGGTGCGCGCCACCTGCGGCGGCAGTGCCGGCCCCTGACCGCTGGTGAGGTGGTCCAGCAGGCCGGCGGCCTGCCTGCCGGAGTCGGTGGCGGCGGTGTGCTCCACGAGCGGGCCGAAGCCCTGCGTGAGGCCGTACACGGGCCCCGGGCGGCGAGCGCGCCGAGGCCCTGCCGGCTCTCCGCCATCCTCCGCCGGGCGGGCTCCTCCAGGGCGAGGGTGTGCTGCCAGTCGCTGGCGCGCAGAACGTCCCCGACCCGCAGGGGACCCAGCGCGCGAGGCGTGTCCACGGCCGCCGGTGACCGGCGTAACGCATGCGCCTGCCGGCCGGTGTCGAGAGCGGTCATGCGCGCTCACCGTCCGGGCGGTGGGGGTGCCGGCGGTGGGGAGCGCATTGGCGGGCGAGGACCGCGTGCAGGGGGGTCGCCAGGGGCTTGCCCGTCGCGGAGCGCTCGATGCGGTCCACGCGGTGCACGCTCCGCGGCGGCGGGCAGCCCGGCAGCGCGCGGGTGACGGCGGCGCTGACGGCTCTGGCCGGCTGCGGGTCGCCGGTGAGGAAGACGTCGTAGTACTCGCCCCGTACCGCGTCGTCGGTGGGCAGGCAGACGGACTCCGCCCCGGGGAAGCTGCGGTTGAGGACGGCCTCGACGACGTCCAGGTCGCAGCGGA comes from the Streptomyces sp. TS71-3 genome and includes:
- a CDS encoding ABC transporter ATP-binding protein, which translates into the protein MAAHAGELTGTAAPAGVPGRLNGALDGPRAPERAPAVRATRLVRRFGDRTVLKELDLSLAPGEFIALLGRSGSGKSTLLRAVAGLDHRVAGSGELLVPERISLSFQDSRLLPWLRVLDNVILGVPGRGARARGSEALAEVGLGGREEAWPHELSGGEQQRAALARALVRDPELLLADEPFGALDALTRIRMHGLLRELYERHRPAVLLVTHDVDEAVELADRVLVLEDGRISVDLTVDLPAPRTRRDPRFLEYREVLLTALGVAADPPPATARPEAGPVPGAPAPAGVPTSASASTDRPVPPLRKERTPHGPQD
- a CDS encoding ABC transporter permease — its product is MSGTLSDVRVPKAATTAPDTGPAPADRPVARRVRRRLGPGRRIPFGRLLGPVLLVAAWWGASALGVLDPRILSGPGAVLGTARDLVADGRLQDSALISLQRAGLGLLFGVGAGVVLAVVAGLSRLGEYLVDGPLQIKRAIPALAMLPLLILWLGIGEQMKITVIALGVAVNMYINTYASLTGIDSRHVELAESLELSRWQFLRKVVVPGSLPGFFVGLRLAVTSSWLGLIVVEQINATSGIGYMMFQAQQYAQTDVIIVGLVVYGVFGFLSDALVRAIEGKVLAWRRTLAS
- a CDS encoding LLM class flavin-dependent oxidoreductase, with translation MARRTDRPPMHLNAFLMSLGHHEAAWRLPESDARPGEDVEHYRHLARTAERGKLDSVFLADSPVLHGDPGRRPSSRLEPTLLLTALAGATSRIGLIATASTSYNDPYNLARRFASLDHVSGGRAGWNIVTTAGADAARNFGLDDTPLHHDRYRRAAEFVEVSTKLWDSWADDAVVADKEAGVHARRDRVRRIGHRGEFFRVDGPLNVRRAPQGYPLLVQAGSSEDGKDFAARYAEAVFTAQQTLEEGIAFYKDVKRRAELIGRSPDGLRILPGVVPVLGDTEAEALELDAELDRLIVPEYAKRQLAATLRLAPEALALDEELPEGLPAEDEIEGAKSRYTLIVELARRERLTVRQLIGRLGGGRGHRTFAGTAEQVADTIEHWYGSGAADGFNIMPAVLPSGLERFVDRVVPILQERGLFRTEYTGSTLREHYGLPRPVNRLFEAVDRSPGSTGIGLAAEAG
- a CDS encoding flavin reductase family protein, with the translated sequence MTVSAVSPGPPPGIAQDRFKQVFRRHPGGVVVVTVDAGRGPAGFTATSLTSVSLNPPLVSFAIAGTSSSWPHVEAARTAVVHFLDAGQEALARRFATHGADRFAAPTKWRPLATGEPLLDGVAGWLRLGIEQLVPAGDHHLVVARVVDAWVDTGRDPLLFHDGAYHPLRTRTDLGHALPHHA
- a CDS encoding ABC transporter substrate-binding protein: MPFPTTPDTTGRRGFLALAGGAVLGLGTTGCVAPSSAAARPAPTGALPTAAPARGTRLSIAIHPTQLQLAASGLDRKLGFTVSQWPNLNAGPDIIQGFRARSIDLASNAGIPPIQAAAIGVRARIVAVQVRNIPVYVFATAAGSAIRSAEDFRGRKIAFSQGQAQGVVVLRALKEAGLSYDDAELVPLPSTQFLTALQSGQVDVAPLSEPTLTKYLDQYSKDGARAVKTDVVDLLTVLWAPEEVLDDPARLAAIRQFVPLWAQGQVWAWQHAGTWIDRYYVRDQGVTRADGARIVDSLARPSFPQSWDRALAWEQQTADLMAAGGFVRKLDVTPLFDRRFEGLAARAVPAAYREAR